In Cedecea neteri, a single genomic region encodes these proteins:
- a CDS encoding HofP DNA utilization family protein: MKAASWMLLVALSSPLLSSPRNPFLLPVSPCEALLKRLDGWQLRGVFYPMGSAESIALMQFSGKRWQRVKEGLFLEPGVQVTTLLERQMRVTLTGTCEGRYYHWKIEGGINDKAYRGRRTDADAPDGMDE, from the coding sequence ATGAAAGCCGCTAGTTGGATGCTACTGGTCGCGCTCAGTTCGCCTTTGCTGTCGTCGCCGCGTAATCCTTTTCTTTTACCCGTATCACCCTGTGAAGCGCTGCTTAAGCGGCTTGATGGCTGGCAGTTACGCGGCGTGTTTTACCCGATGGGCTCTGCAGAAAGCATTGCCTTAATGCAATTCTCAGGGAAACGCTGGCAAAGGGTAAAAGAAGGTTTATTTCTGGAGCCAGGTGTGCAGGTGACCACGCTTCTTGAGCGGCAAATGAGGGTTACGCTCACCGGCACCTGCGAAGGGCGTTACTACCACTGGAAAATAGAGGGAGGAATCAATGATAAGGCATATCGTGGCAGGCGTACTGATGCTGATGCCCCTGACGGCATGGACGAATAG